Proteins encoded together in one Vallitalea longa window:
- a CDS encoding ABC transporter ATP-binding protein: protein MNKNIIVETKGLKLYFPTGQKDKNRKALAVKAVDGIDLQIYEGETLGLVGESGCGKSTIGRTILKLYKPTEGTIKYKNEDITRCSVKEMVPLRKEIQLIFQDPYSSLNPRMTVGQIIGEAVVTHNMFKKKSEELEKYVLEIMETCGLDSYMIHRYPHEFSGGQRQRIGIARALALKPKFIVCDEAVSALDVSIQSQIINLLDRLQKKYGMAYLFISHDLSVVKHISDRIAVMYLGNFVELATKNELYNNPLHPYTKALLSAIPVTNLEIIKNKQRIVLEGDIPSNVTPPTGCKFHTRCPIATEKCVKEIPIWEEVSKGHYVACHYKGAEVK from the coding sequence ATGAATAAAAATATAATAGTAGAAACCAAAGGATTGAAACTATATTTTCCTACAGGTCAGAAAGATAAGAATAGGAAAGCTTTAGCAGTTAAAGCTGTAGATGGAATAGATTTACAAATATATGAGGGTGAAACATTAGGTTTGGTTGGAGAATCAGGATGTGGTAAATCTACGATTGGTAGAACAATACTTAAATTATATAAACCAACTGAAGGTACAATAAAGTATAAAAATGAGGATATAACAAGATGTTCTGTAAAAGAAATGGTACCATTACGAAAAGAAATTCAATTGATTTTTCAGGATCCATACTCTTCACTAAATCCTAGAATGACTGTAGGACAAATTATTGGAGAGGCAGTAGTTACTCACAACATGTTTAAGAAAAAATCAGAAGAACTAGAAAAATATGTTTTGGAAATTATGGAGACATGCGGACTTGATAGTTATATGATACATAGGTATCCACATGAATTTTCAGGAGGTCAGAGGCAAAGAATAGGAATTGCAAGAGCATTAGCATTAAAGCCAAAATTTATTGTATGTGATGAAGCAGTTTCTGCACTTGATGTATCTATACAGTCACAAATTATTAATTTATTGGATAGGTTACAAAAAAAATATGGAATGGCATATTTATTCATATCTCATGATTTAAGTGTTGTTAAACATATAAGTGATAGAATTGCAGTTATGTACTTAGGTAATTTTGTTGAACTAGCTACTAAGAATGAATTATATAATAATCCATTACATCCATATACAAAAGCTTTACTATCTGCAATACCTGTTACAAATCTGGAAATAATTAAAAACAAACAAAGAATTGTATTAGAAGGAGATATACCTTCCAATGTAACACCTCCAACAGGATGTAAGTTTCATACCCGTTGTCCTATTGCAACAGAAAAATGTGTAAAAGAAATTCCTATTTGGGAAGAAGTTTCTAAAGGACATTATGTAGCATGTCATTATAAAGGAGCTGAAGTTAAATAA
- a CDS encoding carbohydrate ABC transporter permease, which translates to MKVAKNKIKQSGRKTIIIWTMSLVVIMYSVFVFFPIIYGLSTSFFNWNPFQSVFKFVGVDNYTYALKNPLFWKSLGNTIYFTIGSLILTVGFGLLFAALIHSVKRGTSFYRGIYFLPVISSMVAVSMLWKFMYNYDNGFFNSVLMGMGLSKVPWLQNSSIALPAIMVVQAWKDIGYALVLILAGINSIDPSIFESAEIDGAGKFRRFISITIPLIKNSITILVITKLIDYMQVYTPIKFITEGGPGTDTNTMSFYIFEEAFTYYNFGSASAISFILFAIIFILSMVQLKFNKNN; encoded by the coding sequence TTGAAAGTAGCCAAGAATAAGATTAAGCAATCAGGGAGGAAAACTATAATAATATGGACTATGTCTTTGGTTGTAATAATGTATTCTGTTTTCGTATTTTTTCCTATAATATATGGTTTAAGTACTAGTTTTTTTAATTGGAATCCATTTCAGAGTGTATTTAAGTTTGTAGGTGTTGATAATTATACATATGCTTTGAAAAACCCACTATTTTGGAAATCATTAGGTAATACAATTTATTTCACTATTGGTTCATTAATCTTAACAGTTGGATTCGGATTGCTTTTTGCAGCACTCATTCATTCAGTTAAGAGAGGTACTTCATTTTATAGAGGAATTTATTTTCTTCCTGTAATAAGTTCGATGGTGGCAGTATCAATGCTTTGGAAGTTTATGTATAATTATGATAATGGATTTTTCAACTCTGTTTTGATGGGAATGGGTTTGTCAAAAGTTCCATGGCTCCAAAACAGTTCTATAGCCTTGCCAGCAATCATGGTGGTTCAAGCTTGGAAAGATATTGGATATGCTCTTGTGTTGATTCTTGCGGGGATTAATAGTATAGATCCTAGTATATTTGAAAGTGCTGAGATTGATGGTGCAGGAAAATTTCGCAGATTTATAAGTATAACAATCCCTTTAATTAAGAATTCCATTACGATATTAGTTATTACTAAATTAATTGATTACATGCAGGTATATACTCCTATCAAGTTCATTACTGAAGGAGGACCTGGGACAGATACAAATACTATGTCATTCTATATATTCGAGGAAGCGTTTACCTACTATAACTTTGGTTCAGCCTCAGCTATATCGTTTATATTGTTTGCAATAATATTTATATTGTCAATGGTTCAATTAAAATTCAATAAAAATAATTAA
- a CDS encoding carbohydrate ABC transporter permease, giving the protein MKKNNSKIYDGIVHIILIFFAAVMLLPFIFMILSSFKTTAEITKIPPAFFPENWGYLKNFTDVLSKYNFGIFFKNSLYYAVVKTVIVIYVSSIVGYVLAKFKFRGNRVIFTMILATMMIPWPATLIPNYQMMVWFNWLGKDISILYSAFISGFGVFLMHQFALGIPDSFLEAARIDGASEMKIFHKIVMPMMLNAVGALAIFTFLWEWDNYLWPYLMLDEVAKYTIPVGLSMTQGQFVANYGPMFAGITIAVIPVVIVYLIFQKTFIQGIALGGEKG; this is encoded by the coding sequence GTGAAAAAAAATAATTCTAAAATTTATGATGGAATAGTTCATATAATACTAATATTTTTTGCTGCTGTTATGTTGCTTCCTTTCATTTTCATGATATTAAGCTCTTTTAAAACAACAGCAGAAATAACAAAAATACCACCTGCATTTTTCCCTGAGAATTGGGGATACCTAAAAAACTTTACAGATGTACTTAGTAAATATAATTTTGGGATATTCTTTAAGAATAGTTTGTATTATGCAGTTGTAAAAACAGTAATTGTCATATATGTTTCATCTATTGTAGGTTATGTTCTTGCTAAATTTAAATTTAGAGGAAATAGGGTTATCTTTACTATGATTCTAGCTACAATGATGATACCTTGGCCAGCAACTCTTATACCTAATTATCAAATGATGGTCTGGTTTAATTGGTTAGGGAAAGATATATCTATTTTGTACTCTGCATTCATATCTGGATTTGGTGTTTTCCTTATGCATCAGTTTGCTCTTGGCATACCAGATTCATTTTTGGAAGCGGCTCGAATAGATGGTGCTTCAGAGATGAAAATATTTCATAAGATAGTTATGCCTATGATGCTGAATGCAGTTGGAGCACTTGCAATATTTACATTCCTATGGGAATGGGATAATTACTTATGGCCTTATCTAATGTTGGATGAAGTTGCGAAATATACTATACCGGTTGGATTATCCATGACACAAGGTCAGTTTGTCGCTAATTATGGACCTATGTTTGCTGGTATAACTATAGCGGTCATTCCAGTTGTTATTGTATATTTAATATTCCAGAAAACATTTATTCAAGGAATTGCCTTAGGTGGAGAAAAAGGATAA
- a CDS encoding Gfo/Idh/MocA family protein, with the protein MKKCVTVAMAGFGLRGRDYAKYQKNNPDIMKIVAISDPNENRLNDAAKEYNVSKEHCYKTAEEMLEQPRLADILFVTTQDKQHVKQAIAGIEKGYHIMMEKPISPYLDECIAIMEKAHEYNRNVTVCHVMRYTYFYQEIKKAIESGIIGDVKSIQAIENVGYFHQAHSFVRGNWRRSDETSPMILAKSCHDLDLIAWLMNKKCKRVSSFGDLSYFKKENAPEGATKRCLDGCKVQKDCPYDAEKIYVTDSITGVKNGIWKWPCSAVVHEPTVETIYEALKTGPYGRCVYHCDNNVVDHQVVIMEFEDKSTADFTMCAFTTSDGRQIKVMGTLGNIVGNIDTHTVEILPFGKEGKKIDISKLAGDLDGHEGGDMLLVESVMELHQSEDNIKNNLTSIDASIQSHVMAFAAEYSRLNEGVSVDLDKFVNEQL; encoded by the coding sequence ATGAAAAAATGTGTAACTGTAGCTATGGCAGGCTTCGGATTAAGAGGGCGAGATTATGCCAAATACCAAAAGAACAATCCTGATATTATGAAAATTGTAGCGATATCAGATCCTAATGAAAATAGATTAAATGATGCAGCGAAAGAGTATAATGTATCAAAAGAGCATTGTTATAAAACAGCGGAAGAAATGCTTGAACAACCTAGACTAGCAGATATTTTATTTGTTACGACTCAGGATAAGCAACATGTTAAACAAGCTATTGCAGGAATAGAAAAAGGTTATCATATAATGATGGAAAAACCTATATCTCCATATTTAGATGAGTGTATAGCCATTATGGAAAAGGCTCATGAATATAACAGAAATGTAACGGTTTGTCATGTTATGAGATATACTTATTTTTATCAAGAAATAAAAAAAGCAATAGAATCTGGAATCATAGGAGATGTTAAATCAATCCAAGCTATTGAGAATGTAGGGTATTTCCATCAGGCTCATAGTTTTGTAAGAGGCAATTGGAGACGATCAGATGAGACAAGTCCTATGATATTAGCAAAAAGTTGTCATGATCTAGATTTAATAGCTTGGTTAATGAATAAGAAATGTAAGAGAGTATCTTCATTCGGGGATTTGAGTTATTTCAAAAAAGAAAATGCTCCAGAGGGTGCTACAAAAAGATGTTTAGATGGTTGTAAAGTACAAAAGGATTGTCCATATGATGCAGAAAAAATATATGTAACAGATTCTATTACAGGTGTGAAAAATGGTATCTGGAAATGGCCATGTTCTGCAGTTGTACATGAACCTACTGTAGAGACTATATATGAAGCATTGAAAACAGGCCCTTATGGAAGATGTGTATATCATTGTGATAATAATGTGGTAGATCATCAAGTAGTAATTATGGAGTTTGAAGATAAATCCACAGCAGATTTTACAATGTGTGCTTTTACAACTAGCGATGGAAGACAAATAAAAGTTATGGGTACATTAGGAAACATAGTTGGTAATATTGATACTCATACTGTAGAGATTCTACCTTTTGGAAAAGAAGGTAAGAAGATAGATATATCAAAATTGGCAGGAGATCTAGATGGGCATGAAGGTGGAGATATGCTTCTTGTTGAAAGTGTAATGGAATTACATCAAAGTGAAGATAATATCAAGAATAATCTAACTTCTATAGATGCATCAATTCAAAGTCATGTAATGGCTTTTGCTGCTGAGTATTCTAGATTAAATGAGGGAGTTAGTGTTGATCTAGATAAATTTGTCAATGAACAACTTTAA
- a CDS encoding right-handed parallel beta-helix repeat-containing protein, with amino-acid sequence MNNFYIDLKMTDDDKFLDKLRNISDEIKGKKDISITFEKGTYELKDDNAIKEFQQLMEGTLDYDTHWGKYGFPYNIGVLFENVDNLVIDGRGSTLMMHGLISPFTFKKCKNVVFKNIIIDWDRPPFSVGEIKSISGDEITVNIFDDFPVKGKEPVWALMDYDPFNRHFGLIWKFRNMSQFELIEPGVIKFNASVAKDLTIGNYLVLRHVGNYRPCIHILESENLYFDSITLYNNPGMGVVGHYSKTITFRNLQVKPKDNRIMSTTTDATHFINCEGLLDFENCYFEGMGDDAINVHGFYNYITEILDEHTVEVTILNENGTQDQVFDVPRKGDTVEFSKVSDLKPFESNTVSEVTVDDENWKATITFTDSIDENIVVGDLLTKSNDVAALRFVKCHVNNIRARACLIQTRNVVIEDCLIENCTGTGIHVDTATGWWESISCENVVLRNNTIKDCGYGDGTYNNTSGIVVITECEENAVGVHKNIIIENNNIYGNENTGITLSCTDGSKIFNNIIRNCDIALEIMSCDNIELYNNSIGNQKIIFRRD; translated from the coding sequence ATGAATAATTTTTATATTGATTTGAAAATGACTGATGATGATAAATTTTTAGATAAGTTACGTAATATCTCAGATGAAATTAAGGGAAAAAAAGATATCAGCATTACTTTTGAAAAAGGTACTTATGAGTTAAAAGATGATAATGCCATAAAAGAGTTTCAACAGTTAATGGAGGGAACTCTTGATTATGATACTCATTGGGGAAAATATGGTTTTCCTTATAATATTGGAGTATTATTTGAAAATGTCGATAATCTAGTCATAGATGGTAGAGGGTCTACTTTGATGATGCATGGTTTAATATCACCTTTTACTTTTAAAAAATGTAAAAATGTTGTTTTCAAAAATATAATTATCGATTGGGATAGACCACCATTCTCAGTTGGGGAAATAAAATCAATCAGCGGTGATGAAATAACAGTTAATATATTTGATGATTTCCCAGTTAAGGGGAAAGAACCTGTATGGGCTCTTATGGATTATGATCCTTTCAATAGACATTTTGGATTAATATGGAAATTTAGGAATATGTCACAGTTTGAACTCATTGAACCAGGTGTAATCAAATTCAATGCATCGGTAGCTAAGGATTTAACAATTGGAAATTATTTGGTTCTAAGACATGTGGGTAATTATAGACCTTGTATTCATATCCTAGAGAGCGAAAACTTATATTTTGATAGCATAACTTTATATAATAATCCTGGAATGGGTGTCGTAGGTCATTACAGTAAAACTATCACTTTTCGTAATTTACAGGTTAAACCGAAAGATAATAGGATTATGTCTACAACAACAGATGCAACTCACTTTATTAATTGCGAGGGACTTCTTGATTTCGAAAATTGTTATTTTGAAGGAATGGGCGATGATGCCATAAATGTTCATGGATTCTATAACTATATCACTGAAATTCTTGATGAACATACTGTTGAAGTAACAATCTTAAATGAAAATGGTACTCAAGACCAAGTTTTTGATGTTCCTAGAAAAGGAGATACTGTTGAATTTTCTAAAGTTTCCGATTTAAAGCCTTTTGAATCAAATACGGTTAGTGAAGTAACTGTGGATGATGAAAATTGGAAGGCTACTATAACTTTTACAGATTCTATTGATGAAAATATAGTTGTAGGAGATTTATTAACAAAAAGTAATGATGTTGCTGCTTTACGTTTTGTGAAATGCCATGTTAATAATATTAGAGCGAGAGCATGTCTAATACAAACAAGAAATGTTGTAATTGAAGATTGCCTTATAGAAAATTGTACTGGCACTGGTATTCATGTTGATACAGCTACTGGTTGGTGGGAATCAATAAGCTGTGAAAATGTAGTTCTCAGAAATAATACAATAAAAGATTGTGGTTATGGAGATGGAACTTATAACAATACTTCTGGAATTGTTGTAATCACAGAATGTGAAGAAAATGCAGTTGGTGTTCATAAGAATATAATTATAGAGAATAATAATATTTATGGTAATGAAAATACTGGTATAACACTTAGTTGTACTGATGGTAGTAAAATATTCAATAATATCATTAGAAACTGTGATATCGCTCTAGAAATAATGTCATGTGATAACATTGAATTATATAATAACTCTATCGGAAATCAAAAAATAATTTTTAGAAGAGATTGA